ATGTCTAAGATGGCTATAAGTGATACTCCTACGATCGTTGTTGATGCGAAGTAAGTTCTCCTTGCAAGGTACACTCATATTTCTTGTACCTACTGTACTTTTTTCAGGCATGAGGCAGAGAAAAGTTTATATGAAGAAAGTACATCTTATATAACGTCTAAGATGGCTATAAGTGATACTCCTACGATCGTCGTTGATGCGAAGTAAGTTCTCCTTGCAAGGTACACTCATATTTCTTGTACCAACTGTACTTTTTTCAGGCATGAGGCAGAGAAAAGTTTATATGAAGAAAGTACATCTTATATAACGTCTAAGATGGCTATAAGTGATACTCCTACGATCGTCGTTGATGCGAAGTAAGTTCTCCTTGCAAGGTACACTCATATTTCTTGTACCAACTGTACTTTTTTCAGGCATGAGGCAGAGAAAAGTTTATATGAAGAAGTACATCTTATATAACGTCTAAGATGGCTATAAGTGATACTCCTACGATCGTTGTTGATGCGAAGTAAGTTCTCCTTGCAAGGTACACTCATATTTCTTGTACCTACTGTACTTTTTTCAGGCATGAGGCAGAGAAAAGTTTATATGAAGATTCTATATCTGATATAACGTCTAAGATGGCTATAATTGATACTTCTACGATCGTTGTTGATGCGAAGTAAGTTCTCCTTGCAGGGTACACTCATATTTCTTGTACCTACTGTACTTTTTTCAGGCATGAGGCAGAGAAAAGTTTATATGAAGAAAGTACATCTTATATAACGTCTAAGATGGCTATAAGTGATACTCCTACGATCGTTGTTGATGCGAAGTAAGTTCTCCTTGCAAGGTACACTCATATTTCTTGTACCTACTGTACTTTTTTCAGGCATGAGGCAGAGAAAAGTTTATATGAAGAAAGTACATCTTATATAACGTCTAAGATGGCTATAAGTGATACTCCTACGATCGTTGTTGACGCGAAGTAAGTTCTCCTTGCAAGACACACTCATATTTCTTGTACCTACTGTACTTTTTTCAGACATGAGGCTGAGAAAAGTTTATCTGAAGATTCTATATCTGATATAACGTCTAAGATGGCTATAATTGATACTTCTACGATCGTTGTTGATGCGAAGTAAGTTCTCCTTGCAGGGTATACTCATTTTTCTTGTACCTACTGTACTTTTTCCAGAGATGAGGCTGAGAAAAGTTTATCTGAAGATTCTATTTCTGATATAATGTCTAAGATGGCTATAAGTGATACTCCTACGATCGTTGTTGACGCGAAGTAAGTTCTCCTTGCAGGGTACACTCATTTTTCTTGTACCTACTGTACTTTTTCCAGAGATGAGGCTGAAAAAAATGTATCTGAAGATTCTATTTCTGATGTAACGTCTAAGATGGCTATAAGTGATACTCCTACGATCGTCGTTGATGCGAAGTAAGTTCTCCTTGCAAGGTACACTCATATTTCTTGTACCTACTGTACTTTTTTCAGGCATGAGGCAGAGAAAAGTTTATATGAAGAAAGTACATCTTATATAACGTCTAAGATGGCTATAAGTGATACTCCTACGATCGTTGTTGACGCGAAGTAAGTTCTCCTTGCAAGACACACTCATATTTTTTGTACCTACTGTACTTTTTTCAGACATGAGGCTGAGAAAAGTTTATCTGAAGATTCTATTTCTGATGTAACGTCTAAGATGGCTATAAGTGATACTCCTACGATCGTCGTTGATGCGAAGTAAGTTCTCCTTGCAAGGTACACTCATTTTTCTTGTACCTACTGTACTATTTTCAGGGATGAGGCTGAGAAAAGTGGGTCTCAGGAGGTCATATCTGATACAACGACCCAGACGGACCAGATAAGTGACTCTTCTAAGATCGTTGTGGATGTGGAGTAAGTTCTACAAGGTACGATCATATTCGGGTGTGACCCATGGACCTCTTTTCAGGAATGAGGCCGAGAAAAGTGTGTCTCACGTGTGCAAAACGTATTTGACGACCCAGATGGCTGTCGATGACTCCCTAGAGATCGACTGCAGTAGGAAGTGAGTTCTCCAATGTACTTTACTTTCGCTTTCCTTAGTCTAATTTCTCCAGTGCCGAGGCGGAGGACAGCGTAGATCAGTGGCCACAGAAAGACACATCTGTTGCGGTTACATTCGTGGAGCCCAAGACTGTTGACACAGATGATAAGGGACCTGAAGCTGAAGAGCAAGTGCCCAATATTGAGGAGCCTGTCGATACGTGGGGCCTGCTCACGGGTCTACAAAACCATAAGACTGTCGCCAGTGAGTCGGATAAGGTCAAAAAGCAAGTGGGGTCGAACTCTTATCGCTCCGGACAGCTTCCCGTGTTTATGTGGGACTCCAGCTCGGAGGAGGACGAATCCGTAAAGCCTCACGTGGATATTAATTACGAAAATATCTTTGAGGACGTGAGCAAGCTGAGCGCGGTGGAAAAGCATCTGCAGCTGCTGTACAGACCCTTCAGCTGTGTGATCGAGATGATCTGCCGGTTCAACATCTTCGAGCTGTGCATCCTGATCTCTGACTCCAGCTACGATCCGGGCTGCCATCCCTCGGTCTCGGTCCGCACCGTCAATCCCACTGGCCTGGTCAAGATCTATGCGGGCGGCAAGATGGTGTCCACCGCCTTGACCGCCGAGTCGGCTCTGACCTGTCTGTTCAAGGTGGTGCGGATGGTGGAGGAGTTGGACTTCAAGATGGACGTGAATAACCTCAGTCAGAACATCGTCCACGCCTCCTTCTGCATGCCCTTCAGCCTGGACCTGGACCGTCTTTACGAGCAGCATACCACGAAGGTGACCCGCAACTGTCGCGCTCGGCCCTTCATCACCTACAGCACCGAGGGGGAGGACATAGTCTTTGCTGTCTTTCCCAGCGGCTTCGTCCTGGTCCTGCACTCGACCAAGCACTCGAAAACCCGGGCCGCCATCGCCGCCCTCCTGCCGATCCTGGCCCAGTACAAGGACGGATCCACGAAGCAGTCCGAGAAGCAGGGACGCGTCTGCGGCGACGTTTCCTTCAAGCTGTTGTGGGAGCACAGGCTCGAGCAGGACAAGGATAGCCAGCTCCTCTACTCCTAGAATACCCCCCGCCCCCCAACCGCTCTCCTGCTCCCCGATCATAGGTTGGGATctcgtttgttttgtttaatttcatttttgtGCTCTGAAATACCGTGAACATTTGTCATAAACCAAAGTTCCGCACGTGCACTGTTTACACTTTCGAGTTGTGAAACTTGTTTAAATACGTGATTTATTTACCAGCCAGCTGCTCCAGCTACATCCAGCTACAGCTGCTCTACCGACCACCGAGCAGCACTATAGGATAGGGCTAGGCCTGGTCCAGGCCCGGAGTCGCCTCAGACATCACCCGGCCAAAGTTGCGCCCAAACACACAGAACAACAAACAAATTGCTGGAGAAGTTACCACTGGTTTCTGGGCGGCAACTGGGAGCTGCAACAGGCGCATACATAAATAACGAAACATTTTCGCATTCTTGCCGCAACTTTCCAGGCAGGATGTCACATTATGCGGAACAAGTTGCTGGAGGGAAGACCTCGAATACATTTCCGACGTGCTGAGAGCACCTACCCGAATGGCTCTGAACTTTCCGCATAAAACTGTGACAGGAAGTCCCATTTTTTGTATTCACAAATCTGCTATGCGTAATTACTGGAGTTACATTTTTCAATATTATGGTTTCCGCTCATACGAATGAGTCTTCCCTGAGATCCACTTTCAAGCGATCTAGAGCTAGAACTAAATGGTGTTTTAGGCGCTGCAAACATTTGGGAAAGACCGAAGGCTCTTCCTTTGGCAGCAGTTCAGGAAAACCGATGATCCTACTGCCCTAAAAGCTCCTAAACTATATGAATGGGATAAAAAGAGTGGATTTTTGACTCTATAAAAAGACCATCACTATATATTTCTTCATTAAGTCCACGAGTGAGTGCACAATTTCGCTCAGAAGTTGCCGAAAGTTGCCCCCAGCAAAGAACTACTCGTATAAAGTGCCTTTGGATATCACCGATACACAGTACAAATGAACCAAAAAATCCGACGGCTCTATCTCTTTCAAGTTGAGGTTTTAAACTTGGTTGCCCACGGGCACTTATTGGCCAAAAATGAGCTGGGAAAAAGCCACCAGAAGGGGGGAAAAACTACAGATATGATGCAGAAATCGATGGCGATGAGCTGATGTTGTGGCAATCCGGGGAATCCGATTAAAAAGTTGCACCATCAAAGTTTAAGAAAGGAGATGAAAACAGGGACGGAGGGAGGGGAGATACGTTCCATGAATTATGCATTTTTGCCCAAGGACTTTTTGCTTCAAAGCTACAAATTATCCAGCTTGCCGGCCAACGAAAAGGGTTGCGGCTGCCTTTGAAGATTAGGCAACTCTGGCCGTGGGGCACTGGCATTCTGACTGTTTTCGCATTTATAAGTGAACACCGACTGCATAAACGTGAGGGACAGCCTGAATTCGAAGTGCTCCCCACAAAGATTCTGGGGGAAAAACCAGACCACTTTCTGGAGGGAGAAAAGGAAAATCTCCCATAAAGATTTTAAAACAGTGGCAACTGTCTTCTGGCGGTTAACCTCGCCCACAAAGGTGTCGCAAATGGACTTTTGCAATTTTAATAATTGCTCAGAGTGGCAAACTGGTTCGTTAACCATCAACGGGCTGGCTGGCCCACAGCCGGAAAGACTTTTTGCATATTTAACAAGCCGgaatttaaatgaaaattaatCCCACTCCaggagctgcagctgcaaTCCTCAGTACCGTGCCGCAAATGTGTTTGCTTTGAAAAACGAAAGACCAAACAAATTATTCCGTGTGCATATGGGATTGCCCGTTTGCTCCTCTGTTCTGCAGTAAAGGTTTTAATCAGCCCTCACAAGACGGCCCAAAAAGGATCTAAATAAATCAAACGGTTTTGTTGGGACTTGAAGCCAACTAATTCTGGTTTTTTGTCCCATATGTTAACTCCATCACCGAAAGGCCAAGAATGGGGATATATTAGTTTTGTgtagatgtgtgtaacatcAAAAAATGTTTGTATTGTGTAATCGATAAGCATCTATAGACGATTCCACAGAGATATGTCTCTCTGAACATCTGTCCACCCTTGCCTTGGTGAGTGCCTTtatctcagagactatcaACGCTAGAGCGACCGAATTTTGCATCCAGTCTCCTGAGATATCACACTGAAACAAGTTTTTTCTCAAAATCTTGCCACTACCTCCATAGGGCCTCCACACAGGATGAAAATCGGTGGCATCCACATGAAAAATCGGAGAAAACTGGCGGAGGGAAGCGCTTGGTATTGGTGTGGGAAGAGAGAGACAGTAGCGGAGAAATGGAAATAGATTAACGGAGTGCAAGATCTAACTATCGGTCCTGGTGCCTTTCTTTCTCTCTATGGGAAAAGCGCATCTCTCATGACAAGTGCGGTCTGCGTTGGCTGTCCTACCAATTAAACACCTTCCCCACAGGGGAACCCAACGAAAACGATACCaaaagacagacagagagatatattaaatatattaaaagaGTTCCATAAATCATAAGATTACATATAAACGGACAGAGCATCGGGTATACAAGTAGAGCTCTCGTTTTTGATGAACCAAAGATCTAGAAAACTGTGGGAAAAATACACAGCTTGCCCGAATCCCAGATGTGATTACAGGTGTCCATACCACAGACAATTTGTTAACctgcaaaaacaacaaaagcaaacatCGAAAGAGATTTTCGCAATTATACGGACTTTTTCCCTGTTCCATTCTGTGGAAAATTGGCAATTAGGCCTTGCTCGTCTCTAGCAAGAGAATGGCTAGAATGCAGGCAATGATTATTGGAAATTTTCTTCGGCACATGCCGGGCAGAACAAGTCCTCGTCCTCTGTCAATAGTCGTATCCTTGGGATTGGGGGCGAATACATAAATCTAAAATTCAAAGCGCCAATAAATTTTCATTTTGATAAACCCCCGTAAGCCTTTTCATGGCCAAAAACAAACTTCTGTGATTTATGAAGTTCTCGGCCACTTCCCTGCTCCTTGGGCAATAAAACACGCAGACTCGTCAGAGCCATCTATGAACACGATACGAAACTTTTGCCCCATGTCCCATGTCCCATTTCCCATCCCGTGCTCATAAGTATTCACATTTTAAAGACTCCATGCGCGCAAATAAAAAAGATACATATAATATTCACTAATGTTTATGGGGCGAAAGAGTGCTCTTTGCTGGCCATAAAAACGGAAAGTTCTCAAGTGTCAAAACAAATTACTTTTTAGTGTTCCTAAAAGCAAAGTGGGCTACCATAAAAGTTATTACAATAAAAACTGTTCATCTGTTAATACAATTTCCATGGAAAATCATCGATTTCAATTACAATATCGTTTGAGAGTCGAGTCGCCGGCCATGGGGCCACAGCTTGCGCTGATGTAAATCCATAAACAGAACAGAGACATGCTCGTCCCCTCTCAGATATTGCTGTATTGCTTTTCGCATGTGGTGGAGCACCAGGGGGGCGGCACGGGGCACATGTCATCAGGCCTGACATCTGCGTCAGCTGGCGATCAAAGTCAAATTAAATTGAAACAATTTTGTGACATCACGTCGGCCCCGGGCCCCCGGCCCCCTCTTCTAGTACTCATTTTCCTCTAAACAAAAAGACTTTTCTGCTTATGCCAATTATGGCAAGAACTCGGAAACGTGACCAATATGTGGGAATAATTTTCGGCGGCATTATTTTAGGGCTTAGAGAAGTCTCCCTGGCAACTGGCCAAAATTTAATGGCGCCACTAATGCCAAAGGGGAGCACCATAATATGCATgtgaaaaaggaaacaagcTTTTACCATAATGCGGTTTTGTGCGGATAATATAATGGTAAATTGCGTTTCAACCTGGATTTTCCACAGGAAAAACCAGCGAATGCTGGGCTAATCCATGGATTAGCTCGAAATGTATTCACAGACGCATTTATCTAATTTGCATTTACATTAATCGATTGACTTGGTGTTCCATTCATTTATTAATGTGTTAATTACTTTCATTAGTGGTCTGGCCACCACTGCGTATGCGCGATATCAAGCGCGGCATCAGTTGTTCGGCGAAGGCCGCATGGAAGCTTCGACCTGCGACGGAGGACATTACAAATATTACAAAACTATTTTTGAAAGGAATTTCCCAATGATTTCTACAAAGATTTGGCTGTTTTCTCCCACAGTTTAAAAAATGTTTCCGCTGGATAAAGAGATTCCGTATGTCCACCTCTACTACATTGGCAGGTACTACCTTCAGGTAGCTCCACGGGATTGTCGCGTTGCCGATGTCCCTCGTGGTCACCTTACGACTGCTGTTCTTGACGCACAGCTCAGCCCACAGTTCTCTCTGTATTTCAATAGGTACTTAATCCAGAACTTCAGCTGAGTCGCCTAGTCCTTAGAAGCTTTGGCGATGAACATTTTTGCTCCAAAGATTCCATAGTGTGGCTTTCGGTGCAGTCCAACACATCTGGGCGAGGTAGATGTCCCACAACAAGCGCCTTTTTATGATATTTCAGATACCCCACGCTCCATGGTTTGATCTCTTCTATGGCTCCTACTTTCTCTATTGGCTGCTTCTGCGTCTGGACAGATGTGCACTGTCTTTGTTATATATTCACAAATGAAAGTTATACACTTACAGGTGTCTGGTGCATGGCTTAGGGTATCCTCAGCGCTCTTTACTGGTGTATTACGGGCGGCTCTTGGACAAGTTGGGAGCCTGCTTCTTCGATTTACCACTCCTTGACCTAGCCAGCGATCGATTCAATCGATTTAAGCTCGAATCTTATGGGAAGATCTACCCCATCATTTGCTACTCCGTAAATTTTCCAGGCCTTTGAGCAGTAAGGCTAGTTGATATAAAAGTGAATAAATATCCAGAATTACTGGGAACTGCATGCAGAAACACTCACCCTTCCTATTGGCAACTTTCTCTGGTGTAAAAGCTCGATATGCGACCGGGTGCTGGTGATGGATGTCTTCATCAAAGCCACGACCTATCTGCCGTATTTGATCAGAGGGGACTCCAGCTTTAGTGAGTTTTAGCTGAGTCACTTAATAATTATAAATGGAACGTAGAACCCACTCCGACATGACAGTTACAATCGTTCCACTGATGAATAGTTGCCTCGAGTGCATCGAGTGTCGTTCACAACAATCACTTCCAGTTCTGACTACAGTATGAACTCATTCGAGTGTCTCACGCGACGTTGTCTGGCCGGAGTGTTCTGGCTAATGGGGCTAGTGCCGCTGCCCCCCAGCTCCCAGCCCTGCTCCCTGCTGCTGTCCTTGGCGATTCGCTGCTGTTGGATTGTGTACCTCGTATACCTGCTGGCAGTCGGCATCGGCTTCTGGTCGGTGGCCACGGAGAGTGTGGGCAATGTCGTGGGCACAATGCTCTTCATGGGCAGCACCGTTTTGggtctgctgctcctcctggagAGCGTGCTGAAGCAGAAGACCCACGGACAGCTGGAGGACCTGCGCTTCCAGTCgcagctccagctgcagcGCCTCGGGAGGTTCGGACGAGGACGCCAAGCCGCGTACCTGCTGCCTCTGATTGGGACCCAGTTCGTCTGCGATCTGGTGAGAGTCCTGATCAGCGCCGAAGTCGGGACAATGATATCCCCAGTGTTCTTGATCTCCCTGCCGCTCATGTGGCTGCTGCGCCTCCGCTACGTGCAGCTGGTGCAGCACGTGATGGATCTCAACCATCGCTCGCTCCAGCTGCGCCGCTCCCTGCTCGCCCTGGCCACGGGCAACGACCTCTGGCAGCCGTACGGCGTCCAGGAGTGGGCCCAGCTGCAGACCCTCCGGAAGACCTACCAACGCATCTTCGAGTGCTACGAGGTGCTTAGCGACTGCTACGGCTGGGGCATGCTGGGGCTGCACCTGGCGACCAGCTTCGAGTTTGTGACCAACGCCTATTGGATGCTCACGGGACTGTACGAGGAGCAGAACCTCTTGATCCTCACCTTCAACGGAGCCACCGCCGTGGACTTTGGCACGCCCATAGCCACTCTCTCGTGGTACGGCGATGCGGGGGCCGAAAATGTAAGTACACAGCTTGTAGTCTCTACCAATTAACACTGACAATGATGGATCTGATTTGTACGCCACTTGAGTGCCTAGCGAAGGGCTTGACTCGTGTCAGTAGTCATGTTTCCCTTGAGCAGAAAGCAAGCTTTCGCGCGAGTGGTCCTCAGGTTTCTCCACCTGGCGCTCTCCGCACTGGGCCTCAGATCCAGGCGACACAGTCGGCCTGTCCAGTGGCTTCagttctgctgctggctgtgctGGTACACAGCGATTTGGGCCCTGACTCTGCACAGAGCCACCCGGACCGAGGACTGCGATCTGGACTGTGTCCTGCGCTATGTCCTGCTCGTGTGTGAGACCGGGTCGCATGCCATTATCGTGACGAACAGCTTCCTGCAGCAGGACGACTCTGACTCGCTCGAGTGCTGTGATCCTGTGGTGGGTGTCACTGTAGTGGGCCTCCTGGTGCCCATCGTTGGAGCTCAGTACTTGGTGTGCTCCAATCTGGACAAGTTCTCGGCGAGAGTGATCTCGTATTACTGGAAGACACTGCCCAGCTTCCTGGGCCTGCAGTTCCAGATCATAGCATTCATCGCACAGGTCATGTATGTGAATCTGCGCGTCCGCCTGGCCCGTCGCCAGTTGCAGGCTCTGGCCCGGGAGCTGGCTTGTAGCTGGCCCCAGAGCAAGCTGCAGGCCATGTATCTGGACCATCAGACGGCTCGGTTAGTTGACCTGAAGCGGCGCTACAACGAGCTCTACCATTTGTACTCCCGCATCAACGAGAGATTTGGCTGCAGTCTGCTGATCATCTTCATTGTTTTCTTCGCGGGGTTCGTGTGCAACGCCTACTGGCTGTTCATCGATCTGCGGACCACGCCCTCTGGGCTGTATCCCATCTTGCAGAACTTGGGCTTCATCGTCAATGTGGCCCTTCAGATGTCGGCCGCCTGCTGGCACTGCCAGCAGAGCTACAACCTTGTGAGGCTCTATCCTCCCGACTTCTCCGTCTACTTACTTTCCTAACACCATCGTTTCAGGGTCGCGAGATCGGTTGTCTCATCTCCAAGCTGGTGAAGCCGCTGGGCAGCAGGCGCTACAACCATCTGGTCAGTGAGTTCTCCCTGCAGACGCTGCACCAGCGCTTTGTGGTCACCGCCAAGGACTTCTTCAGCCTCAATCTGCATCTGCTGAGTAGTGTAAGCGAATGGCCGCCATCGAGTGGGGGAGTGATGAGGCTTCAATCAATCCATTTCAGATGTTTGCAGCCGTCGTCACTTACTTGGTCATTCTCATACAGTTTATGTTTGCGGAGAGGAGTGCCAATGCGTATCCGGGATAGTGGATAGCAGAGGAGCGATGCTGGATTCCGCGAACAATCGTTTGGTAATTGTGGGATGGCAAACcgcaaataaataattaaatgcATAGAAACCATTAAAAACTTAGATGCAGATGCTTATAAGATTAgaaaaatacatttttgagCTCCCGCTGAATGCctataatatataaatatatatcttATGATTAAGCCAATTAATACAATATATTCCTGCACTCCGTCTATCCCATTTCCTCTCTGTATAAAAATTAAACATTAGGCGAAGTTTCTAATCAATTTTAAGAACTATTTGCATACATCCCACAAGAATTGAAAGCTTAAACAAACAATCCTCGAGCGAGCAGTGTTGAAAAACACTAAGAGACACCAAAAGTGCCGGAATAAGCAAAAATGAAACGCTATCATAAGTTCCTAATCAATTATAAAAGTTATTTGCACACATCCCTCATGGCAGGGCATCCCATCCCACACGTCACTGAAATCAGACAAACTTAAACAATCCATCCCAGAGCAGTGTTGGGAAGCGGCAGGAACATCGCGATGCCGACTAGCTTTGTCATAGTTGCCTCTGTGGCCCTAATTATTTATGCCGCCCACGCCGCAGTCCCCTCTCCCCAGTCCGGGTCGGAGCCGGAGTCGGGGccgggtgtgggtgtgggtatGGCCTGGGCGAAAAGTTAGATTGCGCAAAGTTTTATCTTCGCTTTCTTAAGCGCATTTTACAAGGAGGAGGCGGGCAGAACTACTTCACGCATATTAAACTGACATTTCACAAGCAGAAAACTTTTTCTAATATGCAAATTCATGCCGAATACCATGGAAGGGATAAAGCTGAGGCAGAggcacaggcagaggcaggagCACATCCTTGAATTAACACGTGCGAGTTCGCATTAATTTGTGTAAACTGGTGTTGGAACtgttcgggttcgggttcgggttaGGTTTTTCGCATGTGTTCGAGCGGCCCCCACCCGAAGAGCAGTTTTTGTCGTTAGCTATGCAAATGCCGAGGCATGTAAATATTATTTACCACACTGGCAGATGCTCAAGATGCTCGAGATGTAACTGTGCCGGCACTTGTGGCCCAAAATTAACATAGAACAACTGAAACAGTCgcctataaatatttatgaggCTCCTCGATTAGCACTCGTTTTAGCCAGCCAGCGACTACTTCTAGGTAATCGTTGGAAGGGGGTTTCATAAGCCTGGCCTGTACCCCTGGAACCCCTCGGTTCTACGAATCGattattatatttaaaaaGATGAGAATCGCTTAGGCTGATAATATTTTTAATACCTCTAATATTCTATTTATTGCAGGACCATCCCCAAGCCTCGGAATAACTGCCATGGAGTCCACTGGAAATGTTACCCATACAGTAAGACGATTTCTAATTTATTTACTATATTTATGATCAGCCTGCGGAATCCTCAAGATGTTAGAAAGCAGGCTGATTAATCCCTTACCACGATCTTCAACCCGTGATCCATCACCCAGAAGCGTGTCAATCCCTCTGCTTGTACGTTGAAACCTTTTCCAGCCAAAAATAAAGTAAAATGTAGCAACCTTTCAAGTAATTTTTAATGGGTCTTCAGTGGATAAAATCCCAAAATCAAAATCACTTTTGATCGATGGCAAGTTTTCCAATCGAAAGCAAGTCTTGTCCACTTTTCATCGCTTTTAAAGGCTTGGGCGGTGGCAAATTTCTGCACAGCAATAAGAGGTGTGCTAAGAGCGGTCTAATTGGTTTTTAGTGAATTATTAGCCAATCCAACTTTTCGACTAATATAAACTTGCATGCATGAATATTTTATCCACTTTACAAAGTGTTCAACTTTTTTGATGAATTTTCAATTCGAAGGCTTTGTCTTCACTCACAGCCACCGGCTGGGAATCATTTTTGGGGCCgaaagtttttaaatattcatAAAATTTGAACAGACGAACAGAACTTTGAAATGAAATTAGTCAAATGCACAAAAAGTTCATTTACACTCCATATACTCGTGCGACTCGCCCGGAAGCCCGTACTTACACAGTCCATTGTGCCCGG
The sequence above is a segment of the Drosophila miranda strain MSH22 chromosome 4, D.miranda_PacBio2.1, whole genome shotgun sequence genome. Coding sequences within it:
- the LOC108164200 gene encoding serine-rich adhesin for platelets isoform X5 — encoded protein: MDKSNTQKTVAIDSRSEAEKSLSEDSISDMMSQTAISDNPKIIVDAKDEAEKSLSEDSISDIMSEMAISDTPTIGVDANFFRDEAEKSLSEDSLSDMLSKMAIGDTHEKDEADMTIHMDIRDTSTIVVDAKHEAEKSLYEESTSYITSKMAISDTPTIVVDAKHEAEKSLYEESTSYITSKMAISDTPTIVVDAKHEAEKSLSEDSISDITSKMAIIDTSTIVVDTKDEAEKSLSEDSISDIMSKMAISDTPTIVVDAKHEAEKSLSEDSISDITSKMAISDTPTIVVDAKDEAEKSLSEDSISDITSKMAISDTPTIVVDAKHEAEKSLSEDSISDITSKMAIIDTSTIVVDTKDEAEKSLSEDSISDIMSKMAISDTPTIVVDAKHEAEKSLSEDSISDITSKMAIIDTSTIVVDAKHEAEKSLYEESTSYITSKMAISDTPTIVVDAKHEAEKSLYEESTSYITSKMAISDTPTIVVDAKHEAEKSLYEDSISDITSKMAIIDTSTIVVDAKHEAEKSLYEESTSYITSKMAISDTPTIVVDAKHEAEKSLYEESTSYITSKMAISDTPTIVVDAKHEAEKSLSEDSISDITSKMAIIDTSTIVVDAKDEAEKSLSEDSISDIMSKMAISDTPTIVVDAKDEAEKNVSEDSISDVTSKMAISDTPTIVVDAKHEAEKSLYEESTSYITSKMAISDTPTIVVDAKHEAEKSLSEDSISDVTSKMAISDTPTIVVDAKDEAEKSGSQEVISDTTTQTDQISDSSKIVVDVENEAEKSVSHVCKTYLTTQMAVDDSLEIDCSRNAEAEDSVDQWPQKDTSVAVTFVEPKTVDTDDKGPEAEEQVPNIEEPVDTWGLLTGLQNHKTVASESDKVKKQVGSNSYRSGQLPVFMWDSSSEEDESVKPHVDINYENIFEDVSKLSAVEKHLQLLYRPFSCVIEMICRFNIFELCILISDSSYDPGCHPSVSVRTVNPTGLVKIYAGGKMVSTALTAESALTCLFKVVRMVEELDFKMDVNNLSQNIVHASFCMPFSLDLDRLYEQHTTKVTRNCRARPFITYSTEGEDIVFAVFPSGFVLVLHSTKHSKTRAAIAALLPILAQYKDGSTKQSEKQGRVCGDVSFKLLWEHRLEQDKDSQLLYS
- the LOC108164200 gene encoding serine-rich adhesin for platelets isoform X14, producing the protein MDKSNTQKTVAIDSRSEAEKSLSEDSISDMMSQTAISDNPKIIVDAKDEAEKSLSEDSISDIMSEMAISDTPTIGVDANFFRDEAEKSLSEDSLSDMLSKMAIGDTHEKDEADMTIHMDIRDTSTIVVDAKHEAEKSLYEESTSYITSKMAISDTPTIVVDAKHEAEKSLYEESTSYITSKMAISDTPTIVVDAKHEAEKSLSEDSISDITSKMAIIDTSTIVVDTKDEAEKSLSEDSISDIMSKMAISDTPTIVVDAKHEAEKSLSEDSISDITSKMAISDTPTIVVDAKDEAEKSLSEDSISDITSKMAISDTPTIVVDAKHEAEKSLSEDSISDITSKMAIIDTSTIVVDTKDEAEKSLSEDSISDIMSKMAISDTPTIVVDAKHEAEKSLYEESTSYITSKMAISDTPTIVVDAKHEAEKSLYEESTSYITSKMAISDTPTIVVDAKHEAEKSLYEDSISDITSKMAIIDTSTIVVDAKHEAEKSLYEESTSYITSKMAISDTPTIVVDAKHEAEKSLYEESTSYITSKMAISDTPTIVVDAKHEAEKSLSEDSISDITSKMAIIDTSTIVVDAKDEAEKSLSEDSISDIMSKMAISDTPTIVVDAKDEAEKNVSEDSISDVTSKMAISDTPTIVVDAKHEAEKSLYEESTSYITSKMAISDTPTIVVDAKHEAEKSLSEDSISDVTSKMAISDTPTIVVDAKDEAEKSGSQEVISDTTTQTDQISDSSKIVVDVENEAEKSVSHVCKTYLTTQMAVDDSLEIDCSRNAEAEDSVDQWPQKDTSVAVTFVEPKTVDTDDKGPEAEEQVPNIEEPVDTWGLLTGLQNHKTVASESDKVKKQVGSNSYRSGQLPVFMWDSSSEEDESVKPHVDINYENIFEDVSKLSAVEKHLQLLYRPFSCVIEMICRFNIFELCILISDSSYDPGCHPSVSVRTVNPTGLVKIYAGGKMVSTALTAESALTCLFKVVRMVEELDFKMDVNNLSQNIVHASFCMPFSLDLDRLYEQHTTKVTRNCRARPFITYSTEGEDIVFAVFPSGFVLVLHSTKHSKTRAAIAALLPILAQYKDGSTKQSEKQGRVCGDVSFKLLWEHRLEQDKDSQLLYS
- the LOC108164200 gene encoding serine-rich adhesin for platelets isoform X26, with product MAISDTPTIVVDAKHEAEKSLYEESTSYITSKMAISDTPTIVVDAKHEAEKSLYEESTSYITSKMAISDTPTIVVDAKHEAEKSLYEDSISDITSKMAIIDTSTIVVDAKHEAEKSLYEESTSYITSKMAISDTPTIVVDAKHEAEKSLYEESTSYITSKMAISDTPTIVVDAKHEAEKSLSEDSISDITSKMAIIDTSTIVVDAKDEAEKSLSEDSISDIMSKMAISDTPTIVVDAKDEAEKNVSEDSISDVTSKMAISDTPTIVVDAKHEAEKSLYEESTSYITSKMAISDTPTIVVDAKHEAEKSLSEDSISDVTSKMAISDTPTIVVDAKDEAEKSGSQEVISDTTTQTDQISDSSKIVVDVENEAEKSVSHVCKTYLTTQMAVDDSLEIDCSRNAEAEDSVDQWPQKDTSVAVTFVEPKTVDTDDKGPEAEEQVPNIEEPVDTWGLLTGLQNHKTVASESDKVKKQVGSNSYRSGQLPVFMWDSSSEEDESVKPHVDINYENIFEDVSKLSAVEKHLQLLYRPFSCVIEMICRFNIFELCILISDSSYDPGCHPSVSVRTVNPTGLVKIYAGGKMVSTALTAESALTCLFKVVRMVEELDFKMDVNNLSQNIVHASFCMPFSLDLDRLYEQHTTKVTRNCRARPFITYSTEGEDIVFAVFPSGFVLVLHSTKHSKTRAAIAALLPILAQYKDGSTKQSEKQGRVCGDVSFKLLWEHRLEQDKDSQLLYS